In Microcaecilia unicolor chromosome 1, aMicUni1.1, whole genome shotgun sequence, the following are encoded in one genomic region:
- the LOC115475354 gene encoding nephrocystin-3-like: MGTASSLVNPGEVIEDTYGGGGGEACEIPVEVKPKARLLRSSFRRAPRGIGASFKSTASVDLEYAAEYERLKKDYEIFRVSKNNEIASMQKKEAKLDKENKRLRAELQALQKTYQKILREKESVIEAKYQAMERSCLI; encoded by the exons ATGGGCACAGCATCTTCCCTGGTGAATCCTGGGGAAGTTATTGAAGACACATatggaggaggaggtggggaaGCCTGTGAGATTCCTGTGGAGGTGAAGCCCAAGGCACGGCTTCTTCGCAGCTCCTTTCGACGGGCACCTCGTGGCATTGGAGCTAGCTTTAAGTCCACAGCTTCTGTGGACCTGGAATATGCCGCAGAATATGAGCGTCTGAAGAAGGATTATGAGATCTTCCGGGTCAGCAAAAATAATGAAATTGCCTCCATGCAGAAGAAAGAAGCCAAGCTCgacaaagaaaacaaaaggcTGAGGGCAGAGCTGCAG GCTCTTCAGAAAACCTATCAGAAGATACTTCGAGAAAAAGAGAGCGTTATAGAAGCCAAATACCAAGCTATGGAAAGAAGCTGCCTCATTTGA
- the LOC115475422 gene encoding nephrocystin-3-like, with amino-acid sequence MADSTKRRMASYELGKSTVSEEGNKEFSGRTKEKEIQDLLRAKRELESRFQRLQAQGIPVLDPGESDSDDNCTDVTVPGTQCEYWTGGALGSEPSMGSMIQLQQSFRGPEFAHSSIDVEGPFANVNRDDWDAAVASLLQVTPLFSPSLWSNTVRCYLMNTCETQSEMDIFLQNYSPKLQIMCEAMGYFFQTVHFPLEDRNHYESVRKWEIEKSSLVILFINISLPSSQGYNLSNVAAWEL; translated from the exons ATGGCAGATAGCACAAAGCGAAGAATGGCAAGTTATGAGCTTGGGAAGAGCACAGTGTCCGAGGAGGGGAATAAGGA ATTTTCAGGGAGGACAAAGGAAAAAGAGATCCAAGACTTGCTGAGAGCAAAGCGAGAGTTGGAGTCCAGGTTTCAAAGGCTGCAGGCACAAGGCATCCCAGTGCTGGACCCAGGCGAGTCGGACTCTGATGACAACTGTACAGATGTCACTG TTCCAGGCACTCAGTGTGAATACTGGACTGGTGGAGCTCTAGGAAGTGAGCCCTCTATGGGCAGCATGATACAACTACAACAGTCCTTCAGAGGGCCCGAATTTGCTCATAGCTCGATTGATGTGGAAGGACCATTTGCAAATGTTAACAGAG ATGACTGGGATGCTGCTGTTGCCAGCCTGCTCCAGGTCACACCATTGTTCTCGCCATCTCTATGGAGTAACACAGTGCGGTGTTACCTGATGAATACTTGCGAAACCCAGTCAGAAATGGACATTTTCCTCCAG AATTACTCTCCGAAGCTTCAAATAATGTGCGAAGCGATGGGTTACTTCTTTCAGACTGTTCATTTCCCATTGGAGGATAGAAACCATTATGAGTCTGTTCGGAAATGGGAAATTGAAAAAAGTTCCTTGGTTATTTTATTCATCAATATATCTTTGCCCAG CAGTCAAGGATACAACCTCAGTAATGTGGCAGCATGGGAACTGTGA